gacTAAGAAAAAGGCGTCGGATCCCCTGCTGAagatatggaagacgagatctattttctgggacttggaatactagcccatactcgacacgcctcatagccttgatcaaatgcatatcacaaaaaaaattcttgagagtttgcttggaacattgatgaacatgccggagaggaccaaggatgggccgaaggcaagaaaagacttggaatttttgaagaTCAGGAAATATCTtcaaatgcccggtaaaaggtcgtcagaggagaccgagacggagacgaagacggaagataggggcaaaaaagtaaacaagaaggaagaacaatattgccccccctcttggttcaccttagatccgaaggaggtcgattaatttttcaagtgccttgccggaatcaaagttagttccggatactgtgggaagataagcagatatctggaaACTAAGAAAggaaggttcagtgggatgaagtctcacgactgtcatgtgatgatgacgcaattactcccggttgcacttagagggattatggacacacatgtgcgtgagacgcttactgacctatgccacttttttgatgctatctctcgaaagtcgatcagtgtgaagcaactccataggctacaagaagagatcattgtcatactgaatgagctagagatgtacttcccgcccgcgttctttgatgtcatggtgcatctatgtgtccacatcatggacgacatcatcgacctagagccgacattcctgcatagcatgatgccgttcgagaggatgaatggggtaatcaaaggattcgtttgtaacatgtcccgtccagatggaagcatagcccagggatatctaaccaaagagtgcatctctttctgtgagagttatctgaccaaagaccctgttgttggtttgcccgtcaacaagcactgtggaaggctcgaagtcgaaggtcacaccaacggtcatagggatgtgaatgtgttacgctcgggctGACAAAACGACgttgacagggcaaacttagtagtgctacaacacctagatgtgctagaagatttcgtgacactgcacaaagagaccattCCGAAGAAGTACCATGATCGTGGGGTGCACAGGACAaacgctgaagttattagagagcacaagtccactttcttgtgttggttcaaagagcgagttaTGGCTAATCCCCGAaagagggttgtccgaacggaacactcatatacgccttagctcatggcccctcgaccaaccttgcgacttatcaagcatacgatatcaacggatacacgttctacatggagAAGAAAGATaaaaacagtgatgaccaaaactcaggggtgacgatggaagccatgaccgggaatgtaattgagAGATATTAcagaagggtcgaagagatatgggagcttaactactctggacTACATaacgcgacgatgttccgtgtcagatgggctaaaaatgtacacagagaaaaccgacatttcgCTACCATGTGTGTACCCGACTCTGATGATAGCGGTACCGTCAatgccatcgccaaaaatgagtcatgggtacacgctaaacaagtgacacaatgtttcttcataactgatccgatcaatcccagccgtgttgtcgtgaagACGAGCAAAAGGAGCATCATCGGAATGGaaggagtcgccaacgaggaagactatgaccagtacggtgatccgatgagggaagatgatgctgatgacgatgaaacatatgttaaaagaagaatgaagactacattacctatgaaagatcgtaatccctggagaaggaaaagtcacgaccatgggctcaattattcgacaacgaaaaaagagggaagaagattaGTCTGAAGCatcgtcgtcgcccaagctgacaaactaatcccaAAATTTGTGTGTGCCTAGCTATTTTGTATATAGCCgatagcggtcaaatgatgtaagatatatattatactaattattatccggagggtaacagtggtattgctcaaacgacagaccaaattaaacccctgagtttgtggaatatgaaaaagatcaagaaaaataaaaagaaaaggtaaaagaaaaatgaaaaagaaggaagtttgtggaatatgaaaaataaaaataaaaataaataaataaatagaaaaagttagcagtagcgcgttttcgctaggacagcgctatagctaagaaaaagaaaaataaaaaaaagaagaagaaaaagttagcagtagcgcgtttttgctAGGGCggcgctatagctaagaaaaataaaaataaaaaagaaaaataaaaaggttagcagtagcgcgtttttgctAGAGcagtgctatagctaagttagctatagcgcgttttgccaagacgcgctatagctaagttgcgTATACAAAGCCACTGCACCCATCTCTTTCCTCTGTCTCACTCTCGCTCGATCCGATCGATCCCCTTTCTCTGTGCCGCCCCTCCCCCGCCACCGACACCGCACCAGACCCTAACACCGCGCCCGCCCACGCCGCCGTTGACGCCCAACGCCCCGACATTCCCTCCCCCTTGCCGCCCCGTCCCCATAGGTCCACCCGCCGGCCCGACCCCTCCCCCCGTGCCGCCCCTCTCCCCCGAGTTCTCCCCTCCAccggccggcgcccctccccccagctctctctctctctctctctctctctctctctctctctcttaccggTCGTACGTGGTCACTGCAGCAGCTTTGGCTCCTCCGGAAGCAAGGTGCTCGGCAAGGAGGAGAAGGACGCCGGACACAAGGTGCTTGGCTCCTCTGGCAACAAGGTGcatccctctcccccccccccgctaCCTCAAAATCTGGATGCCATCATCATCAATATTGCATCTTATGTACATATTGCATCTTCTACACTTGCTTCATTTTGCTTCATTACACTTGCTATGTTCCTCTTAAGAAATGCTACTGTTCAAACCTCCCAAGGAATGCTACTGTTAAATCCTCTTAAGAAATTCTAAAGTAGCATCACTAGTTAACTTATTGCACTGACTACCTTATGATCACATTTTAATTAGTGCTCTGCTCTAGGTGTGGGGCTTAATCACTCACACATCAGATGGGTCCAAGCTAACTGTAGCTAGCTAGGTCTCTACTAGCTCTGCTCATTAAGCCACAAAGGAAGTACATTAGTGTTATATTTGTAGATTTGTACAGTTCAAGTGACTCTGACTCCTTAGTCTAGGTTTGATAAGTACAGTGAACTTTGGTCATATTGTTGTAGGTAGTGAAGCTAAACTAATGCTTTGCCTAGCTAACTAAACTAAACTTATTACTTGATCTACGGTTGTGAAACATAGCAACCATATTTTATGTTTTGGCATGTGGCAGCCATTCCTGGTATCTCCATTGCATTTTCCTATGGGCCAACTAGTTGGTAACCATCAGggctcattttattttgttttttggtgGCTTTTGTTCATGGACTGCAATAATGAGATTGGCCAAAGACAAGTGTGGATGATCATGCTGCTTTGATTATGACTACTCTGTTGCTACCACGACAGCGATAAATTTGGTTGTTGATTCATTTCCCGATTGCGAgaacctatgttttgccggaaatgttgattcatttccattccggcaaatttcaggcgctctatatgtgcactttctagcaaaggtcatgccaaaattttccgtgaatttcggcatgacttgtgctagaaagttggacatatcgagtaCTTGAGATTTGTCGCGACGGGAATGAAACAACATTTTtggcaaaacaaaggtcactttttgtcattattcactttataatataaagctcgataattaaacgACTACGATATTGAACCCTAGCaaacatgaccgacaccgatgaggccggaggttctcactcccaattaggtcgagcacacgcctacctcgactttttggcggatcaggagagacaggAAGTTGGGTGTCCAGACCGCCTTGTCATGACGGATGAtgacggtggtggcgccggcgccgacactgatgccaccaacgacaccggcagtgagactggcgctgatgatgttcctaactatagcacggaaggtgggacctcccaagccagtgagggaaagaaggaaaagaggacaccacaccgaaatgagctcggcaccggaagactggtggtcacggtGGTGCACCCTagcgagttcgagccaatagagccgcgagaagtggcagcgtgttacggcaaccaactagcatgcatcctacgggataccgcaaacatcaacaccacaaaaatacggAAGAATGATCAGTTGAAGAAGCTCCTTCTAACAAGGTTGCACGCAAGAGTCCTGTTCCCCGGTCGTAATGACGaagtcgacccatgggatgatcatgccatgaaaaaaatcaacaacaaagccttAGGGAAGTTCAGCAATGCATTGATCGCTTGGCaaactagggtgaaaaaggcgatTCAATTAGACCATGGaacctacgccgagattgttgcagacaatctgaaaattacgatagaggactttgaaaagttcaaggagacttgcaatgaagaagctgccaaggccaggtcggagagaggcaagcagctgcaggcaaagaacatggggaaccaccgcctcTGAATTCGTGGTTACACAGGAAAGAGGtccgtgtgggctaaggaggacgcaaAACGTGAACTTCAGGGGATCCtagacccattggctgagttcaccgaccaggaggagcacgacttcatcagggcccgattctcgtgggaccccaagaAAAAGATTTGTTTCACTgacgggccgactaggaaattcatgagaatgttggtaattatccttttaccatcttacatattaggttctgatcaacgaagtctactacattctagtcgcattcgtagatgattcacggtccattttgcagagagagcaacacaagcttgcggtGGTCGAGCgcgactcgtcgactcagtcgactcagtcgtcggtgaagtacaagtgggacactcctttcaactgggccatgaacataatgatgggacacccgcccggccagcggccgcaatatggacgtgtgcatggcgccggggatggggccacttggaagtactattatagcgaggaccccgaggccaaaagacagagaaagaagttcagtcaagtgactatcgacgagaaggtggcgcgggcgatggagaaagcaaaagctgagaccaaagctgagataatcgctgCCTGTAGATCTGATTTCATGGATGCCTTTACAACCTTGATTCCaacagtggtcacatgggtgcaacaaaatccaaatgcgccaccaagtgaatttcccatgcccagcttcaccgggagcaactcaatgaacatcgcacccatacccgtacctagtatggcaaccgcacccgcacctcctccagcacctgctcctgcgcccagctctcacagcagccctagctccgtctctggcttgaatgtcgggccgtcgacattggctgagctcgacgccctcacggtaaatacgtgtcgtcgcaccttcatcaactcaactaattaattaatcttcagttgtcgttctttttggatctctgaaGCCGcacatatatgtctttgtaggccaactccactccgtgcaccctcctttacaacaTGAAGGGTGGGttagtggatgtggggaagggtacgatagtgaagcctaaggatcgattgtttcaccgctggcagatgcctgataacgccttaagggtctccgtggcgagtgtgaaagcgggctacgtgggtctccctcgtccgatacaaaccgatggagaggatgacgagacccccacgcaGTTGGCCAATGCAAAATTGGCCGATCCtatggccgaaaaatcttcttcgtgtcgaggtggccgggagcacaccaacgggacctcatgaagatatgaccacaacaccacctacacaagtacaaccatcgtctgtgctgcttgctgagatcgagagacatgaggaaggagggccaaccattccgccggcagatgatgccatctgccccatggaagaggatagggatcatgacatggaggatgccgacgatgaccctaaccagtatttcaatactgcctttgacaacgaagtaataacgagtcaaccatatgaatatgagatgcatgtaccagagccggaacgtcctcgggagtgcaagaagtctttgttcatgcaatcctcgcaggacacgcctccagatgccggctccacccaagctcaactacttagccagagtcgtccaatgctgagcccggcaacactaggggtggtgctcagggagggtctgacagacccaccagcacctcagcccaccaagaagaagcagaggaagagaccggcggcaagaaaatccaataaagctggcaatgttggttctagcagccagcagCCTTGGACCAAGATTGACcatgtaccgatgaaacatgcgccattaatccatgtcacgggagagccaatggtaccggcgaatgcactagctgccatagaaggggatctcaggagactccatgaccatgtgctttcgacagagagaagcctcctcgcctcggatgatccaggatacccactttatacggttcatgtgtCGAGAAGTTGCAATatgtatgtccacacatgccccgcaGACCTCTTCTTCCCGAGGTTTGATTACgtcttccagatgtttcaaatgtggacactcgattttacgtttgtccgcctgtatgcgctgcacatgaactacatcgtcaggagagagcaagtcaccggtcttgcggtcgcggacccatactacatgcatgagggcttcttgtcagtcaacgacgccaaccgtcaatatgcgagtcagtacatcgaagaCTTCTTGGTCAGCAATAATGACAAAGAAatgattctcctaccttatcatcccaggtaagtcatccgcggatagcactataacacatacatcctttcatgcatttcaatagttactttgcatgcatggaggctaaacttgatcgtatattttgcgcagcggggggtgtcgtgccgttctcattgttctttactcgcgttactcccgcgctctatatttggacccgtcgaagaacatacagaagaaagattacacacacataaagtatgttctggacagagctatgctgggcttcagcatgcggggtggctacatccaacacaaaaaaacaaataaggccgggctttgtttcacccacaagactgacttctgttgcatccagcaaccggcaagaagtgagaatgatggattctacgtcatccatctaatgatggagtacagaagggatgtgcaatcactttgcatgaaatcttcatccgatacccatatccagagatggccgaagcctttggagccgtgccggataatcgacttcgaaatgatttctaccggatccaacaggaaattgcgtccatcatcatcaaagatgtcctcgaagagaatgggatgttctatgccggcccaatatcgcgagctgacgtccgaacccgcattgccctacagcgtcaggacatgacgcctttcactaagcttgggtctgtcctcccggatatggacagatgggaagagtgcactgcttaaaaacaatgtgtctgtttagttacttgttactttctgtacgacgaaacttcgaatctctcagtacgacgaaactattagatgtatggtgccgcgctctagttaattactttcggtacgataaaatttgttaactatgtttactatatatgttgcttctatttcataactgttttgttgaattcgcttcatggtatatatatgtgcatctctgacaggtatatagatcaacgatggcgaggaagtggtatgccgtgtatgtagggcatgttccgggtgtgtatgatgagtggccagagtgtcaggcccaagtctctggcttctccggcggaagccagaaagggtttgatagcagagcggaagccgaagctagttacttgagattcatagcaaaacaggggattcagaaccagcgccgctacaaaaactactacataataccgcttttgatcatcgtgatcgctcttatcgtgtacgtcttagtttaggtagatgatgaaacatgtgtctacggtgacaatgtaagatacatgtcatcattataacttgtatcgctatttcgagatgatgatgagatcgacatcatttgtgttgagactaatgttgatatgatgagactatgttgtaccacttcgatgatgatgatgagacattcctttttcatatagttccagtgtatgtgtatgttgtaactgtataaaacatgtaaaaatacgaatacagcaacataaaaaaaagaaaatactagcagtagcgtggggtattggagtagtagtagcgctgcttaccagtagcgtttgtttgtTGGCCCACGCTACTAGCATTAGCAGTAGTGATGGgcagaggcgcgctactgctagatacagatagcagtagcgctggttcaaacaagcgctactgctaaaaaatagttgttgcgccgtagcagtagcgcgcctacccgcgctactaatagccaaatcaccagcgctactgataagggtttttctagtagtgcacgACTCAGAAAATCTACACATTGCTGCAAGTTCTCCCACCGCAAGCCGCTAGGCACCTGATACACTCCCACTACTCATCACATCAAGCAATACAACCACCAAGCTCACGACTAGTGGAGGCCACATGCTTGAGGGGTACATTACATCCCACAGTCTGGATCCGACACCTAGGTTCACTTTCTCAGATATGGGGACAGGGGCTCTGGTAGGTATGAGGTTGTGATGGCTCAAGTACAATGGGGTATAGGAGAGCTCCGATTGTGGTACCCAGAGAGTGCAAGAGGCCTCGTGGGCATCATACTGGGAGAGCAAAGAGAAGTTTTATATTTTTGTACGCAGTATGTAGTTGCATTGAGCCGGGAGCCCGAGACTGGACTTTAGGGTTGTGAGATGGGATGAAAATAATGATTGAGGGTCACCACTTTGGCATATAAGTGGTGCATATTTATTAATGACGAGTCCATTGTTGCACTTGGCCCGCTATCGGTAGGGAATCACTACTAATGGACTCTATGTGTCCTATATAAGTTAACTTTTTTGTCTTCATTCAGTGTATGCTATAAACACCATTGATTGATTTATGAGCTCAGCAAGACGACGTGTGTCGTCCCTTCAAATTTCATGGCTTGATGAGCTCAGCGAGATGACGTGCATCACACAAGATGTGTTCCGGCATGAATTGTGACATCACGTGGAAACCATTGACGTGTATATGATTTTTTGCGCTCCCAAAATATAAGGGGCCAACGGTCCGTGAACATAAATTTAATTATTTAAATGGACACCAAATATACAAAGTTATAAGAGGAAGGTTTAAATGTGTGCTAAAATTACATATCGGCACAATTAAGGCAGAAAATCTTAGGAAATATTCTTACAATCTTTCACCATATCAAAATTACATATGGCAATGTTGAACACAAATCGGGCAGCTCTGAACCTAGAGGACACGAACTAGTCAGAGGAGCTTCACTATGGAACCCAGGTCGAGGTGCCCTTGGGACCCTTGcgatcctagatgcttctaagccCTTGGGACAGAGCACAGGGTAGGGGCATATAGCATCCAGAACAACACAAACTTTGCAGCTGCTCATCAGCGaagcctagccccccccccccccgcccgcgcgCGCACGTTGCAAAGAGCTTGGTCATGGGCAACCTCAACCCAAAATGGGTGGCAGACTTGGGGATGGGGAACTCCATCATCATTATGAGCTGAGTACTGTCCAAGTATAAGACCAACACTTGGATGTGGCCCTTTGTGGGTGTAAAGGAGGATCATCTTAGGTTGTCTCATAGGCTAACAACCACGGAATTTTAAAAATAACTCATTTGTACCGAGCTTGGGGTTGAGTCATCATGCTCCTAGACGGCCAGGCCCTCCACGATGGGAAGAGGCTCCCATCGCTCTCAGAGTCCCATAGTAAAGATGATGGTAGTCACACTTCCACCCCTTCCCAGGCTTCTGAATGATCTCACTAAGTTGTACCATGGCGCCTTTGGTGCCATGGAAAAATAACAAAAGCAAAAGTAGATCATATATTTTTGGGAGGCCAGGGAGACCAGTGAAAAGGTGTTGGCCATCGCACTAGCTTTTGTACATGTGAACCTCCTCTCATGTGATGGGTACCGGGTTCATGTCCTCCTTCTTTGACTGCTCTCCACCGAGCCCATCGGAATACAACTTGGCAGTAGTCCAGAGTTACCTCAGTCTACTTTAGTAGGGGAAAAGTCACACGGGGGCTACTAAAGGTACAACCCTCGGGTTAGTCGAGGGTCGATGTTCAATGCATAGGCACCAGCCTAGTGAAGGAAAAACGGTGTTTCTTGTTTGGAAGGTTGTCATATTGTCTCCTACAACTCAAAGGTTGTGGTATTCTGAGCAAGTCGGGTCCTCCTGGCATATACTAGGTGGGACAAAAATAACCACTGCTTGGAAGGTTGTCATATGTTCTCCTACAACTCAAACATTGTGGTATTCTAAGCAAGTTGGTTCCTCCCGTCATATACTAGGTGGGACAAAATAATCACTACGGGTCATCAATTTGGCGCGCAAGTTATGTGTATTATACCAATGACAGGCATGTTGGTGAAGTTGACCCACTAGCGATAACGAATAATTACTTATGGTTATGGACCCCATTATCGGCCTTAGATATTTTCTTTTTTCGCTTAATAGGGGGTGTGTGTTACAAACATCATCGATGACGTATCAGGTTGCTGGTTAATAATGTCTTCCTTTTTTGTGTTAGATAGGAGCAACCGAGACTTGTGCTCGCTCAATTCATTTGCGCGGCCTGGTGCGCTTAGTGCGATGACATCCGTCGCACATGAAGCATTGCAAAATGAACCGTTACGTTACATGGAAGCCGTTTGCGAGCGTACAATTTGCCGCGCTCTCGTGATACAAGGGGCCAACCGTCACACGGGCGTAAATTTAAAAGGTTTAAATGGACGCCAAATATACAAAGTTATAAAAAGAAGGTTTAAATGGGTGCCAAAATTACATATGGGCACAATTAAGGCAGTAAATCTCATGCAATATTCTTCCAATCTGTCGCCATATCATGAAATTAATTCTTGGGCGATCCCTCCACTATAAATCCACCCCTCTTCCCTGCCTAAACCAACAACTTTCTTTTCCTAGGCTAGTTTTATCCCTTTACCGGAAATGGCTAGCAAGAAGTCGATCCGCAAGAAGGTGACCCTCAAGTACATCGCCAATGACTCCAGCCGGCGCACTAGGTTTAGGAAGCGTCTCGGGGGGCTGATGAAGaaggcggcccagctggccaccctgTGCGACGTCAGGTCCTGCGTGGTGGTGTACGGCGAGCGCGAGGCGGAGCCTAAGGTATTCCCTTCCCACGCCGAGGCGGTGGATATCCTCAACGAATTTAAAAGCATGCCAGAGCTAGGGCATTGCAAGAAGACGATGGACCAGGAGGCCTTCCTCACCCAGCGCATCGCCAAGCTCCAGGACCAGGTCTACAAGGCTCGCCGCGAGTGCCAGGACAGCGAGATAAGGTACCTCCTTTACAACATCATGAACGGCAAGCACCCAGGCCTCGTTGGCCTCAGCGTTGAGGAGCTCGTCCGCGTTGGCTGGAAGGTGGACGAGCTCCTCAAGAGCCTCGGCGAACGCATGGAAAAAAACCATGTCCAGGCGCCACCGCCAGCT
Above is a window of Triticum aestivum cultivar Chinese Spring chromosome 6B, IWGSC CS RefSeq v2.1, whole genome shotgun sequence DNA encoding:
- the LOC123139587 gene encoding agamous-like MADS-box protein AGL80 yields the protein MASKKSIRKKVTLKYIANDSSRRTRFRKRLGGLMKKAAQLATLCDVRSCVVVYGEREAEPKVFPSHAEAVDILNEFKSMPELGHCKKTMDQEAFLTQRIAKLQDQVYKARRECQDSEIRYLLYNIMNGKHPGLVGLSVEELVRVGWKVDELLKSLGERMEKNHVQAPPPAPCVSTGNIDMGSPTQYLASPHQQEYWLDMTSSGGGVDTQVGCNTSHDGASFSSGDLMMQIQSSDLGFSSSPFPPM